Genomic segment of Strix aluco isolate bStrAlu1 chromosome 8, bStrAlu1.hap1, whole genome shotgun sequence:
TGAGAAACTGCAATACAAATGTAATCCAGGCTACCATACTCCAAGTGGTGGTACTGAAGATACAGTACAATGTCAGCTAGAAGGATGGTCCTCTCGTCCAAGCTGTACTAAAAAATTTGGTAGgattctgcatttttctcctttataatCTGTCTCATATGTATATAATTCTACTGTCCTTGCTATACCTGTAGGGCCAAACTACCTATATCAGGTTATAATTTGAGTACTCCTAAAGTAGGTTCTCAGCTCTACTTCATGGAAAGAAGTTGTCAGATTTCACATACTGATAGTTTTGTGAATTTGTATAGATAAAATTGTGTGTAGAAGGCATTGGTATAGATGAAATCGCATTGTTTCAAATAAATCCATTGCCATCCAAACCTTCTTCCCAAATGATGACTGGAAAGCTTATGTAAACTACTGCATTTTTAATTAATCATTATTTGCAAAGATTTTGCCTTGGATATAACCACTTTTAAGGTATAGCTAATGAAAATTTTAGATGAGTAACTTGAAATGGAAAGAGCAATTAATATTATgtatatgctttatttatttaagagTCATGTCAAGTACCCAATTTAAATCACGGCAGCTACTTCACAGCCCAACAAGAGCTTCAACTGAATGAAACACTGCTATACAAATGCGATGAGGGATACCACACTGCAGGAGGAAACACTACAGAAGCAGCTGTGTGTCTAACACATGGGTGGTCCCTTACTCCAAACTGCACTAGTATGTAATGCGCTGGAAAATTTATTctacaaatgaacaaaaatttctgaaaagGCTTGTTTTATAAGCTGTTGGCAGGGTGGGTAAGCCTTCCTCAACTGGTTTTcactgctgtgttttttcttcctagaaataACTTGCTCCTCTTTGAGTGCAATAGCACATGGAGGTTTCTATCCTGTGAAGAAAAGCTATGAAGAAGGAGATGTAGTTCActttttctgtgaggaaaattATTCTCTCAGTGAATTTGACCTAATTCAATGTTATTATTTTGGATGGTATCCAGACCCTCCAGTGTGTGAAGGTACcttatttttatagttttattatGTCAAATTCTTCATGAAAGACTAGCACCTTCTCTCATGAAATGCTTtatgaatacaaaataaaaatatactttctgTACCAGTTCACAGCCTAAATAGATATAAAGTGTTAGCTGAAGGGCATGGAGCCAAGGTAGCAGAGAGGGAAGCAATGATAATTGGAATTAGTTTTCAGTGGACTCTAACAGTAGAGCAGATAAGGTctcttgctgctgtttctctgtaCATTGTATCCTGGAGAATCAACAATTACAGGGAAGTTGTTCAGTCCCTGAAGCTCGCATTAAACCATGTTCAGATTACATGAAGATTTAATCAAGCATGTTTAATCCTGCCTTGTGAGGTGGGAACATGCCTCTTGAgaggcattaaaaataaaattggtaaCAAATTCCTCCTGAGTTTGGGGATTGTGATACTTTTTAGAGTTTTATAGCCTCACCAAACTGTACATGTTTTCAACAGAATTAACTAGAAAGGTCATCTTGAGGACAAACACAGCTTTAGCAATTATCACTTCCCCAATCATTGAGAGATAAGGGAGATTCTCAGAAAAGAAACTTTCAAAAGAATGAAAGGTCTAGTAAATCAGATGAGATACAGTATACAGCAGAAAACAGTGCAAATCAACATTTAGGCTGACTGAGAATTTATAATATTGTTCAACATACCTGGATAGTTGTGGTTCATCTTCTTATCCGGATATTGTCCCCTTTATGGGGATTACTTCTGAGCTTTAGAAGATCTCACTGCCTCATGGTAATGAATTCTCTGCTTTATATACAAGCAATGCCAGGTCTTGATGACAGAGGATGGGACAATCTatcatttttttgctttaagacAAATCTGTGGTATCCTTTTCCCCGTATATTTTTACAGGATATTTTCCCATGAAGTATATTTTCTAAAGCAAATTTAGTAATAGTTGTGCTTGAgattaaagaaattatatttagccttaaaaaatacagatgttttcagcacaattttcagtaaaattaatgttttgtagTTCCTTTATAGCTGATATTGTACAAGACTATGTGATTGAGTATAAAGATGAAATTCATCTTCCTTTCCTAGAAGATACAGTAGCATTTAAAATGCACTGAAATGTCTCAATTAAATAGCATGTGTCAGGACCCCAGCCCTTTATTTATTCTGATGACACAGCAGGAATTTCTCTTGAGTGAGTACAGAGAAGGTAGGGTGctcagaagaatgaaaacaaggcCGAAATCTAGTTTTGAGGATACAGTAATAGCAAACTTAATTTGTGGATAGGAAATGGACTACGATTATTGCTGCTTCTATAGCATTAGAATTAATATATAAGCTGCTTTAAATATTATATCAATGGAGGGTATGGGACATCTCTATTTCCTGAAGTCTATGTGGAGAAATTACAAATTTGTATATAGCAATGCAATAGCATAATACCTCTATTTTGTATTTGTTGAATATAAAATCACTTCTCTGTTCTggctttttgttaaaaaaatgggAGTAAGCCATCACTCTGTGTCAACCAAAAATGTCTTCTGAGTGGCAGGCTTGCATGTTGTATAGTAAAATTAATTGGGGTTTGATTAGTGAGAAAACaatatgcattttttattttcagatatgaaaaataaatgtcctccaccaccacttcctcctcATGCCCGTATCATCACAGTTAGAAGAACATATCATAATGGAGACAAAGTTCGTATACGGTGTGAAAATACCTTTAGAATAAAAGGATCTGAGGAAATCCagtgtgaaaaaggaaaatggacaTCACCCCCTATTTGTATTGGTTAGTACTTTTGTGACAATTTACAACTGAACAGAAACGATTCTTCAAACAATGCCTTAATTTTCTGGAGAGCCTCAGTCTCCATATGTGCAAAACTGTTTATGTCCTCCTCTGTTAAAATGCTTGAGAGGTGAAGTGCTGCAGAATTTGCAGACAATTTGTTGTtcatatattaaagaaaaaggatGAGTTAAGTAAATTCAACTGACATCTGTGTTATGTAGTTCTCCCCTGGAATATTGTTTTTACTACATCTTACAATACATCAGTGTCTGTCTTTTTTGGTGTTTGAAAATTAGTTGTTTGTGAGAAAACTAGTTCTAAGGTTCTGCTATGGTTATAGGAACTATGGATAAATGGGAATCTGAGACACCACCATCACTTGAGGCAGATGCAGCAATAAGGGCAAACAAAACATATCGCAACGAAGATATGAGTAGGTGACCATTGCTTTTCTATTTAAAGGGAATTCTGTACTCTAATGCTATTATAGGCATTTTATGACTACTCTTACTACTCTTTTGCTACAGTACATTTCCTTACTCTTGAAAATGTTTGCATGTGCTACAGATGTCAGTGTAGCAGTCTGAATGACTGAAAGGCCAGTGTTGCTTGTTTCTAGTGACCATAAACTACGCCTATAAACCTGTcctgtatttgtaattttatttcatacaTTAGCATTTACCTTCAGTCGTTTTGTACCCTTTCTGTTAATGTTGTCTGAACATGCAAATTCATGAGTATTTTGCTGATCCTTTGATTAATAGTTCCAGTGAgggttcttttgtttattttgaaccACACATGGGCTAAAGCAACAAATAAAGACCATGTCATCGCAGAAAAAGAACTAATCTATATTGAGTGTAAACCAGCAAAAGTCAAGAGCAGACATAGATGAGAAGCGTAGAGGGAAATAGAATGCTTGTCCTGCAATTCAGTAAGGCAAGTGTAGAGTTTCTGAAAAtgatatttgaaaaagaaattatattatttacattttagtTGTGTGTAAATTTTTTGCTCAATTATTAGTCTGATACTTTTGCCAGTGTTAACGTTTTAAAGATCCAATTACCTATCTCCCTACCTTGTGTTAGAAATGCAGCAAGACTGTACCTCTCCACCTGTGATTAAAAATGGTGTTCTTCTTGGTCCGTTATTGACAAGTTACAAAAATGGTTCCTCAGTACAATATGGTTGTCAGCATTACCATTTTTTGGATGGACCTAGTACTGTTTACTGTGAACAAGGAAACTGGTCAGAAAAACCAACTTGCTTAGGTAAGTcttgtaagaaaaagaaagtcttgtCATATGTAATATAGAATGGTAATATGGGGAGGAGCCTCTAGATAATCCTTTCATGAccagcttttctctttcatttgtgtTAATAAAGATTCCAGAAACATGAGGATGAACCAAAATCAAATATACCTAGGCCACTCCTGCTAGGTGTCCTCTGGTGTGTTCTTATAAACACCCAATTAAATAGATTCCTCTGTTTCTTTGAGTGAGCTATTCTAGAACATAGCTATTCCTGTTACCTAGGAGTattctcttaatttctttctccCGTATTCTCCATTCAGTGAATTTCTTTCTGTCCTTCAATAGATGTTTAGAAGGAATGACTGCAGCCATTGCCAAAATGGCCGTTAGATATGATTAACAAGGAGTACAATGACTTCTTggactttcatttttaaatcttcagCCTTTGTTTTTATTATATGTCTTTATATCTATAATTTCATTTTGGACTTTCTAGTTTTTCCATGTTGCTCTTATGTATGCTGTCCAAAACAATGTCTAGAACTCCCATTAGGAATTTACCAGCACTAGCAGGAATACTACTTCTGATGATCTACAATagttctttggttttctttccttccttcttgtaATGAAAGAATTCTATTTTACTAGCATCTTTTGTTAAACTAACTCACTTTAAGTTTGTAATCTACtgtgaaaatgcaaataaatatcCAGTTCGGTTTAATTACTTATTTCTAAATGAATAAAATGTACCTTGTCTGCATTAAAAGGTCCAGATCAGCATTCTTGGATCTGAATACTCAAATTTTCAAATCCTGTGAAATAATGAAAGCTCATTTTCTATGAGTGTGTCACGGATGACAGTATCTCACATGgttatgatttagcagcaatttaagattttattaatggtgtgagatGAAtgaaaaggttgaattttaggaACATTTAATGattgaccaatttaaagattaacaggGTGATTTGGTAGACTATATTATGGTTAAAATAataacttaattacagatttgagaatgacagGATTCATAATAACTTACTACAAGGAATTCTAAATCTaagtatacatatgtataaacacaaaatacaCACATAAACAGCATGGAAATATTTCAATATCCAGTGAAATACATAGACATTCACATTCGTGAAGGCAAATATGCATATTTAAGCACATGGATAGGTAAAGatgtggatggaagaggctagcctatagttaaaatttccctcttctcgagtttggagcaaatactcacaatgcatcgaTATTTCTCAACGGATGATAATTCAGATttgagaagtctgacttcaccctggccttccctCAACTTTGTGGGCAGATGATCTTCAAATTTCAagaagtctgagcctgagaggcatcccagctcaggagagatgctggtcagagcccgctgcgatccaggagagcttaAAGGGTCTTGCTTAGAATTGCTATTTATAGGGTCTGAGATAACTGTCTTTTTCATGAGGCACCTTTTGGTTTCAGCCCAACTCAGATGAtggaatattctggtactttctaTCAGTTGTGCAAGCCTagaacttgctagatcttggagTTTCGGTATCACCAACTTTGGGCCACAACCCAAGTATGGATGTTGTCAGGAGATATTGATACTGTCGTTAAGCAGTATGAGAGGGGAGCAGAAACCAAGTGTGCTAAGGGAGTGCCTTTACACTCTGGCCCACTGTCTTTGTCATTGCTCTCAGATGGTTGGGGAGGAGGGCAAAGAAACCAAGTGGGCTAAGGGGGTACCTTAACGCTCTGCTTTTCTAATCGACTAACAGTCTGCCTTTCCTAATCCATTTGACCTGACATGTAGTCCGTTTCCAAGCAATAGGGAAGATAGGAATCAGTAACATTAAGGAATTACCTTTATGCTCTGGTTCACTGCCTTTCTCTAGTCATCTTGGACTGACATGTGACGGGGGCGGGAGAGGGGGGAATTGCACTAAGTACCGGGCAGCCCAAGAGAAGACAGGGTGGAAAGTTGCACCAGCACAGAGTGTTATTTGTCTCTTAAGAATCCAAATAACCACATCATCCTTTCCATgttttctgagatttcttttcAACCCTCACCTAATCAGACCAGAACATGCTGTAGTTAGGTTCAGGAAAATATCCATACCAATTTGTTGTGATGGTGCTGTTATCAGAATGCATAATAAAagatttcttcttgcttttaCCTCAGCAAAGCATTAATAAGAGCCTCTCTCAGGCAATGATTCTCATGGAACTtgtagaaatttatttttgtaactgtcCCTCTGTCGGGCTTTATTGAAGTTGAACAGTTGAATGAGGTTAACTGTCTAATGGAAAGCTAGACTACCTGATGTCATCCTGACACTAAATTTTAAGAAACCTGTCAGATAACAACCAAAACAATACTGACCTTGAATAACCTGAAAAAGCCCAAAGAAGAACACAAAACTTCCAAAAGGTTTTTGGAAGATGTCTAAATTCTTTTAACAGtgacaaaacaaagaaaagggaattGTCAAAACAATTCCTTAGGTTAACAGTTTAAATTTACTGTTTATTAACTACTACTACCCTCGAAGGGCTTACCAAACCATTCAGCCAAATCAGACAGGTTAATTTTGATGGATGactattttcattataaaaagtCCTTTCAAGTTACAGTAAAGAAGTTCTGTTCTTCAGAGGTAAACCCAGGCTGCCATATATTTACAAATACTTGTAGAAACTAGATTTTGTCAgaagtgtgtgttttctgtgaTTTACTATTCCCAGTTTAAGCTTTTTCTTGGATGTTATTTCTGTTACCTCAGCCCATTTCTTTacatttgcattctttttttaatgcatctataggtttttttcttgcaagattcaaaatctgaaaacattttggaaTTATTGATTTAGATTTCACTTTAACTCCTACAAAAGGGAGCTAAGAAATCACTTAAGGTTGCTTCTTACTGGAGTATGCTTTTATTTCCTAGAACCATGCACTCTTAATATAACTGATATGAACAGCAACAACATAGAATTGAAATGGAGACAGGAAGAATTAATTTTCCTACATGGTGATCTCATAGAGTTTGAATGTAAACAAGGATACAATTTTCTCCAGACTACCATTCCATCTCCTGGAAGGACGCAGTGTAACCACGGCAGACTGACATATCCAAAATGCATTATGCAAGGTAAAACAATACTTCTTTTATTGCCTTTTTAATTAATCAATCTCAGACCTATTTAGAAACAACTTGCTTTGACAGTGCAGGCCTAGAATTTGTTGTAAATAATAGATGTTTAGGATTCAACAGTACAGATATGCACAGATACCCTTGTAAAAGACAGATATATTGTTAAATATATCCAAGCATGGAAAAACAATACACCTTCCTTTGATGGGGAAGGCTGTAGAAAGGAGGGAGGAGCTCTTCTCCAAGCTCAGGGAACTCAAAGCTCTGTAGAAAGACAGCAGTAAGCAATTAAGTGCACACAAGGGATTTTTTTATGGTtaaaattaagcaggagattgcaTTCTGATCTGAGACATAATGAAATAGTAAGAAAATACACTATCTGAGAGTTGATAGATATCTAGTGTTGACAAGCAGTTAAAGCTGCTGATTAGTTAGTTTCTTAAGCTGAATGtttctcaaatgtttttaatgttaTTCCAGCTCCTACAGAAAAATGTGACCCTCCACCTTCTATTGCAAATGGAGCTCTTACTCTCCCACCCCTGACCCAGTATGACAATGGTTCTTCAGTTCAGTACAGTTGCTCTGACTACCATTTTTTGCAAGGATCTGAGACAATCTACTGTTCTGAAGGACAGTGGTCTTCACCACCAGTTTGTATAGGTAGGTGTGATAAGAGAAATAAGCACTTATTTCTCTCTATAATTCATAAAATCATGGAATAGTTTGGAAGTAACctctaaaggtcatctagtccaaccccctacaatgaacagggacatcttcagctagatctgGTGGCTCAAAGCCctatccaacctgaccttgaatgtttccagagatggagcatctaccaccaCTCTGGGCaaggcaacctattccagtgtttcaGCAACCTCACtgttaaaaatttcttccttgtacctagtctaaatctaccctcttttactttaaaactatcgccccttgtcctatcactataagccctgctaaaaagtttgtcctcatctttcttataagccccctttaagtattgaaagtctgcagtaaggtctccctggagccttctcttctccaggctgaacagcctcaACTCTAAATTTAGATACTTAGAATTTATAAATTGAGTATTGTCAAGTAGAACTTCAAGACCTCAGCTTCGTTTTTTTCAGTTAGAGATGAAAGTTTTAACAGAAGCAAGTGTAAGCTTGtctgtcttatttttcttaaatatgacaTGCCTGCAGTATCCAAAAATACAGTGATTTCATATACAATAAGAAAATGTGAATAATATACAGTTTTAGTATAGACTAGTCAGAACAATGCTATTTCGAAAACAATTTATTAACACTGATTAAGTCTCTCTTCTTTAGAGCCCTGTACTTTGtcaaaaaatgaaatggagaaaaataatgtgCTGCTGCAAGGGTTCTATAAGAATCAAGTTTACTTTTACCATGGGGATTATGTTGGATTTTACTGTAAACAGAACCATTTTGGAGCAGAATCTGGTACAACTTTATTTCAAGTGCAGTGTAAGAGAGGACAGCTGACATATCCAAGGTGTGTTGAAAGAGGAAGATAAGTATGGGCTTCAGGAGAGGTATGTGCATGTTCTTTATCTAGTATTAACAGCTGAATTAAGATAGCCTCATGTTTTCAAGATCACTATAGTCAGCTTTGAGAAATGAGTGTTCAGTGACATTGTTGGGTCTGAGCTCAAGGGGGAGGGAAGTGAAAGTGCTTTGTGGTATGAGGACTGGGAATGCAGCAGAAGGATGCAATACTGGCATACGTGTGAAAAATTTAGGACGAAGGAGTTTTACAAGGCTTACAGTGATAAATCTGAGGATGCATCATAATCTGGAGGACTTGAGCAAAGTGCTACAACAAGAAGATGCTGAGCAAGTATTGCCCTTTGTGAGGATATTGGTGATTTTGATAGCATAAGTGCTTTTGTGACTACAGCATATAGCTAAATTGATATTTAATTTCATGCTCTTCAAATGGATGTTAAACTGTAATTTTACAGTGAGAAAGGAGAGGCCTATTATTTTGTACATCTTAACAACATCCACGTCTCTTCACAGGTAAGAAGCCTCTAAAGGACAAGGCTTGAGGgacaaggaaaaaagcaagtaTTCAAAAAAAAGACGTGTTTAAGGGATCTATGAAACCATTTAAAACCTAAAAATGTGCAAATTCTACTGAGTAGTTAATTattattctttgaaaaaattGAGCAAGCATCTTTGTTTTGCTAACTGAGAGCATTTAAACTCTTAAAATATCTAGTCCAACTAATTTTGTATTATTTCCTATGACACTTAAACATTGGTACTCTTGGGGCTCTGCCTGTGAACATGTTGTGTGACTGAAGATATGAAGAAAATTCAGGAATATGGACAATGTTTGCCTCACTTCTCTTTTAGTATGCTTTAATAAAAAAGTCACTGTAAggatttcttctgtattttatgtCTAAACTCCATCTTTCTGTGATAACGTTGCATGTATGCTGTTCTGTATGGTTTTCCAAGGCTTTTGTGAGTGctacatgaataaataaaacaaaaaagaaatttaagcatTCAAGGAATAGACAAATTCTGCTTATTTGATCAAAATCCAGTCAATCATTAGGTGGGAAAAAGAGgttcataaaaataacattttacatGCTATTTACAATAGCATTCcaaaatgctttctaaatattGAAAAGTCATTGCTTTGTAAAGtgctatttaaaaatgaagacaaataacAATAAGATTTAGCAATTTAACATAATAAACTTTTGATGTGTGACATGTAGATCTGAACTAGATATTCACTATAGCTTTTATTTCTAGGTCATGTTATGAATAATGACTGTGAGTAATGTCAATTGGTAAGTCCTTCTCAGTTAAGAAATAATGTAAGAACTCGGTTAAACAAAATGATTGGTGATAAGTTTTTAACCAGTAAATTTTGGTGTATTGAGCATCTTAATAGCCGCCATGTAGGCTTGCTATACATCCAGAAGCTATTTATGCTGAGGCCCAAAAACATAGAAATTCACCTCAGTCTCTGAGTTTTTACATCCTAATCATTTCTGTGTCTATGAAAGATAGAAGAAAAAACTCCATTTCCCTTGAACATGAAGCTTGTTTACAAGATGGACTAGATCTGTAAGCAAAATCTTGCAAGGCAATTAGTACATCTGTGACCATATCAGTAACACCACTGATGTTGTAACCACCACCACAATAACAACACTGTAGGTCAACATTACCTAGGTATCAGtatcagaaaaaacaaatttgaaTACAGATGTAACCAAACTGGGGCGAAtggggaaaaagtaatttgtgACAGGTTGTTTATTTGAAAGGAGACCAGGGTGGAGAAAGAGAAGCACAAACATGGTGAAAAGAAGATcaataaacaagaaaaagcataatAAAGTATGCTCATGATATAATTGAGACTCTCCAGGGCTACCAGTCAAGGAGCTCTGTGCTTGATCACCTTAGCTTAGGTCAGGCCAAAACCCCAAATCCATAGTCTTGACTGTACCACAGAGATCAAACCTGTTTCCGTGGTCTGGAAGACCCATTCAGGGCAGGAAGGGAGGGCACATTCTCTAGCTAGCAGGGAGGAACACTTGAGACAAATGGATGGAGCATCCATGTATCACTGTGTTGGTGCCTGTTTCAGGTCTGATAGCATCAGCATCTTCCCAGTTGCTTCCTAACACCAGCCTGTGCTAGTGTATTGCTAGTCTCTTGTTCTCGTGgctttttattggtttttttgggttttcttcacCATGTTCAGGATGGCATCCAGGTATTTTCTCTGGTAAAAAGAACGtggatttctttcatttttcacttttttttgcatgaattatttgaaaataaaattgttgctTGCAATTTGAAATCTTGAGCTGTGTTATTTCTGTTAATTAGCACAGCAGAATTAAGTGAATGAAAAAGAGAGCTACAGCTTGGGTTTCAGAACCTGAAAAACCTCAGAAATATCTGTGTGAAATcttgaaaaagaaagacaagacgAACGTTACAAAGCCAACAGAACACAGAGTTCTGACAGAAGTTAATGGAGACACAGCAAGTGATCAAGTTGCTTTTTGGAGGGCAAGGAAACTTTGTTAATGACTCCTTTCCACTACCTTAATTTTCCCAGAATATATTCATGCAAATGTGGCTAGGCTGTGCGGGAAGACATAGATTAGCTACATGTGCTGCTGTGacagcagagaagctgctgcaggcacacaGCTCAGGCATGCTCTTGTCCTGGTGTGGCTGAGATGCCAGAAGCACATCTGTCAAAACACTGTGCTTAGTGTATGTGGAATATACAGTGCAAATGAGGCTCAGTGACATACAAGCCCAG
This window contains:
- the LOC141926234 gene encoding coagulation factor XIII B chain-like — protein: MKMRFKSCFFFLVTMYSGKLFAEDKPCGLPHIENGKIAQYYYNFRSHYFPMRKAKKLSYSCMIGYTTETGTQDGRITCTAEGWSPVPRCYKKCNKPLLENGFFYGTEIYFKIHEKLQYKCNPGYHTPSGGTEDTVQCQLEGWSSRPSCTKKFESCQVPNLNHGSYFTAQQELQLNETLLYKCDEGYHTAGGNTTEAAVCLTHGWSLTPNCTKITCSSLSAIAHGGFYPVKKSYEEGDVVHFFCEENYSLSEFDLIQCYYFGWYPDPPVCEDMKNKCPPPPLPPHARIITVRRTYHNGDKVRIRCENTFRIKGSEEIQCEKGKWTSPPICIGTMDKWESETPPSLEADAAIRANKTYRNEDMKMQQDCTSPPVIKNGVLLGPLLTSYKNGSSVQYGCQHYHFLDGPSTVYCEQGNWSEKPTCLEPCTLNITDMNSNNIELKWRQEELIFLHGDLIEFECKQGYNFLQTTIPSPGRTQCNHGRLTYPKCIMQAPTEKCDPPPSIANGALTLPPLTQYDNGSSVQYSCSDYHFLQGSETIYCSEGQWSSPPVCIEPCTLSKNEMEKNNVLLQGFYKNQVYFYHGDYVGFYCKQNHFGAESGTTLFQVQCKRGQLTYPRCVERGR